Proteins encoded by one window of Sorangium aterium:
- a CDS encoding Lhr family helicase → MAKRRPPAPDPLDRFHPATQAWFRAAFDAPTPAQVQGFPPILDGASTLLLAPTGSGKTLAAFLAAIDRLMASPEPEAAERCRVVYVSPLKALAIDVERNLRAPLAGIAAAAERLGLPYRVPQVGVRSGDTKPEDRARLAKKPPDILITTPESLYLLLTAAARDRLRAVETVIIDEIHALVATKRGAHLALSLERLEALRSAPRPMQRIGLSATQRPLDEVARLLGGGETDGAGGRFAPRPVTLVDASAPKALELRIEVPVEDMTKLGEAARAGEGPRGAPAEPAQRSIWPSIHPRLVELVRAHRTTMIFVNSRRLAERLAAALNDTAGAEIALAHHGSIAREQRQQIEERLKAGLLPCIVATSSLELGLDLGSVDLVIQLEAPPSVAAGLQRVGRAGHEVSGTSRGVVFPKHRGDLLACAAAASRMREGKVEATLYPRNPLDVLAQQIVAIASMDTLHVDALFSLVRRAAPFAELPRASFEGVLDMLSGRYPSDEFAELRPRIVWDRVGGAVRARKGAKRLAVVNAGTIPDRGLYGVFLDTGGDAARPGRRVGELDEEMVFEAREGEVFLLGASSWRITDITHDRVLVVPAPGEPGKMPFWRGDQAGRNAELGASIGALARRLAALPDGEAERALADEHGLDERAASNLVRYVRDQAAATGDVPSDRTLVIERFVDEVGDHRICLLSPFGGRVHAPLATCIAERCRLELGLGVDTVWTDDGIVLRLPESESPPDAKQLLPQADQVEDLLVRALGDTALFASRFRECAGRALLLPRKFPGKRSPLWAQRKRAADLLAVASRYGSFPILLETYRECLRDVFDLTALEDLLRQIAARKVRVVTVDVRAPSPFAATLLFTYAGNFIYEGDLPLAERRAQVLTIDHSRLRELLGEAELRELFDADAVLALEAALQRLDGRAPLKHEDQAHDLLLSLGDLTRDEIARRAVGPDAPPDAARERADAWVDELVRDRRAIEVQIGGERRVAAAEDAGRLRDALGVVPPLGLPIAFLEPVADPLGELVARYARTHGPFRADDVARRFGLGPAPVLAALARLAERGRVVEGEFLPGGRGQEFCDAEVLRSLKRRSLARLRAEVEPVPPEAYARFLADWHGLHRRRRGLDGLLAALEQLQGAPLSASALEAEILPARVEGYRPGDLDALCAAGEVLWRGVEPVGDGDGRVALYLAEAFPYLAPPPGRAEGALAEGIRAALARRGALFFSDLSRETGAFGADLLAALWDLVWTGEVTNDTLAPLRALGRASGSSGRRRDRDRAAAGRGLPALRARRIGPPGSEGRWSLLSFPGASGAAGGASSGAPGETERRAALARALLERHGVLTREAAAVEGLAGGFSAVYDVLRAMEEAGQARRGYFVAGLGAAQFAVPGADDRLRACREPSDDPRTLVLSATDPASPWGAAVRWPELPAPVDGGSEGAVRGPVRPQRAAGALVILHDGRLLAWMGRTERSLTTFLPEAEPERGDAIRAIASALGALVDEGRRRAVLVATIDGEPAHSSPLARALSDVGFTSGAHGYLKRAITPEGGGWRPRHVPPANAPDWARRAAAAGLDAPEDEVDGFRPPPGLRSWPSGPPTGGWRMSPPGAPEGGAHAAEGGAPDESDLDDDDPAMFEDGAGIDDGPE, encoded by the coding sequence ATGGCCAAGAGACGCCCCCCCGCACCCGATCCGCTCGACCGCTTCCACCCCGCCACCCAGGCGTGGTTCCGCGCGGCTTTCGACGCGCCCACGCCCGCCCAGGTGCAGGGCTTCCCCCCCATCCTCGACGGCGCCTCCACCCTGCTGCTCGCCCCGACCGGCTCGGGCAAGACGCTCGCCGCGTTCCTTGCGGCCATCGACCGGCTCATGGCATCGCCCGAGCCCGAGGCCGCCGAGCGCTGCCGCGTCGTCTACGTATCGCCCCTCAAGGCGCTCGCGATCGACGTCGAGCGCAACCTGCGCGCGCCGCTCGCCGGCATCGCCGCCGCCGCCGAGCGCCTCGGCCTGCCCTACCGGGTCCCCCAGGTCGGCGTGCGCTCCGGCGATACAAAGCCCGAGGACCGCGCGCGGCTCGCCAAGAAGCCGCCGGACATCCTCATCACCACCCCGGAGTCGCTCTACCTCCTGCTCACCGCCGCCGCGCGCGACCGGCTGCGCGCCGTCGAGACCGTCATCATCGACGAGATCCACGCGCTCGTCGCGACGAAGCGCGGGGCGCACCTGGCCCTGTCCCTCGAGCGGCTCGAGGCGCTCCGCTCCGCGCCGCGGCCCATGCAGCGCATCGGGCTGTCCGCCACGCAGCGGCCGCTCGACGAGGTCGCGCGGCTGCTCGGCGGCGGCGAGACCGACGGCGCCGGCGGGCGCTTCGCGCCGCGGCCGGTGACCCTCGTCGACGCCAGCGCCCCCAAGGCCCTGGAGCTCCGCATCGAGGTGCCCGTCGAGGACATGACCAAGCTCGGCGAGGCCGCCCGCGCGGGCGAGGGCCCGAGGGGGGCGCCCGCCGAGCCGGCGCAGCGCTCGATCTGGCCGAGCATCCACCCGCGCCTCGTCGAGCTCGTCCGCGCCCACCGCACCACGATGATCTTCGTGAACAGCCGGCGCCTCGCCGAGCGCCTCGCCGCGGCGCTCAACGACACCGCCGGCGCCGAGATCGCGCTCGCGCACCACGGATCGATCGCCCGCGAACAGCGGCAGCAGATCGAGGAGCGGCTCAAGGCGGGCCTCCTGCCGTGCATCGTCGCGACCTCGTCGCTGGAGCTCGGCCTCGATCTCGGCTCCGTCGACCTCGTGATCCAGCTCGAGGCGCCGCCGTCGGTCGCCGCCGGGCTCCAGCGCGTCGGGCGCGCAGGGCACGAGGTCTCCGGCACGTCGCGCGGCGTCGTCTTCCCGAAGCACCGCGGCGACCTGCTCGCGTGCGCCGCGGCCGCGTCCCGCATGCGCGAAGGCAAGGTCGAGGCGACCCTGTACCCGAGGAACCCGCTCGACGTCCTCGCCCAGCAGATCGTCGCCATCGCCTCGATGGACACGCTCCACGTCGACGCGCTCTTCTCGCTCGTGCGCCGGGCGGCGCCCTTCGCCGAGCTGCCCCGCGCGAGCTTCGAGGGCGTGCTCGACATGCTCTCCGGCCGCTACCCCTCCGACGAGTTCGCCGAGCTCCGGCCCCGCATCGTCTGGGACCGGGTGGGCGGCGCCGTGCGCGCCAGGAAGGGCGCGAAGCGCCTCGCCGTCGTCAACGCCGGCACCATCCCCGACCGCGGCCTCTACGGCGTCTTCCTGGACACCGGCGGCGACGCAGCGCGCCCCGGCCGGCGCGTCGGGGAGCTCGACGAGGAGATGGTCTTCGAGGCCCGCGAGGGCGAGGTCTTCCTCCTCGGCGCCTCCTCGTGGCGCATCACCGACATCACCCACGACCGCGTCCTCGTCGTCCCCGCCCCGGGCGAGCCGGGCAAGATGCCGTTCTGGCGCGGCGACCAGGCCGGGCGCAACGCCGAGCTGGGCGCCTCCATCGGCGCGCTCGCGCGGCGCCTCGCCGCGCTGCCCGACGGCGAGGCCGAGCGCGCGCTCGCGGACGAGCACGGCCTCGACGAGCGCGCGGCCTCGAACCTCGTCCGGTACGTGCGCGACCAGGCCGCGGCGACGGGCGATGTCCCGAGCGACCGCACCCTCGTGATCGAGCGCTTCGTCGACGAGGTCGGCGACCACCGCATCTGCCTCCTCTCGCCGTTCGGCGGCCGCGTCCACGCGCCGCTCGCGACCTGCATCGCCGAGCGGTGCCGCCTCGAGCTCGGCCTCGGCGTCGACACCGTGTGGACCGACGACGGCATCGTCCTGCGGCTGCCCGAGTCGGAGTCGCCCCCCGACGCGAAGCAGCTCCTGCCGCAGGCCGACCAGGTGGAGGATCTGCTCGTCCGCGCCCTCGGCGACACCGCCCTCTTCGCCTCGCGCTTCCGCGAGTGCGCGGGCCGGGCGCTGCTCCTGCCGCGCAAGTTCCCCGGCAAGCGCTCGCCGCTCTGGGCCCAGCGCAAGCGCGCCGCCGACCTGCTCGCCGTCGCGTCGCGCTACGGCTCGTTCCCAATCCTGCTCGAGACCTACCGCGAGTGCCTGCGCGACGTCTTCGACCTCACGGCGCTCGAGGATCTCCTCCGGCAGATCGCCGCCCGGAAGGTCCGCGTCGTCACGGTCGACGTCCGCGCGCCCTCGCCGTTCGCGGCCACGCTGCTCTTCACCTACGCCGGCAACTTCATCTACGAGGGCGATCTGCCGCTCGCCGAGCGAAGGGCGCAGGTGCTCACCATCGATCACAGCCGCCTGCGCGAGCTGCTCGGCGAGGCCGAGCTGCGCGAGCTGTTCGACGCGGACGCCGTGCTGGCCCTCGAGGCGGCGCTCCAGCGCCTCGACGGCCGAGCGCCGCTCAAGCACGAGGACCAGGCGCACGATCTCCTGCTCTCGCTCGGCGACCTCACGCGCGACGAGATCGCCCGGCGCGCGGTCGGCCCGGACGCCCCACCCGACGCGGCCCGCGAGCGCGCCGACGCGTGGGTCGACGAGCTCGTCCGGGATCGGCGCGCCATCGAGGTCCAGATCGGCGGCGAGCGCCGCGTCGCCGCCGCCGAGGACGCGGGCCGGCTGCGCGACGCCCTCGGCGTGGTGCCGCCGCTCGGCCTCCCGATCGCGTTCCTCGAGCCCGTCGCCGACCCGCTCGGCGAGCTCGTCGCCCGCTACGCGCGCACGCACGGGCCCTTCCGCGCCGACGACGTGGCCCGGCGCTTCGGCCTCGGCCCTGCGCCGGTGCTGGCCGCGCTCGCGCGCCTCGCCGAGCGAGGCCGTGTGGTCGAGGGCGAGTTCCTCCCCGGCGGCCGCGGCCAGGAGTTCTGCGACGCCGAGGTGCTGCGCTCGCTGAAGCGCCGCTCGCTGGCCCGGCTGCGCGCCGAGGTCGAGCCGGTCCCGCCGGAGGCCTATGCCCGCTTCCTCGCCGACTGGCACGGCCTGCACCGCCGCCGGCGCGGCCTCGATGGCCTGCTCGCGGCGCTCGAGCAGCTCCAGGGCGCGCCCCTCTCGGCCTCCGCCCTGGAGGCCGAGATCCTGCCCGCCCGCGTCGAGGGCTACCGGCCCGGCGATCTCGACGCGCTCTGCGCGGCCGGCGAGGTGCTCTGGCGCGGCGTCGAGCCGGTCGGCGACGGCGATGGCCGCGTCGCGCTCTACCTCGCCGAGGCCTTTCCGTACCTCGCCCCGCCGCCTGGCCGCGCCGAGGGGGCGCTCGCCGAGGGCATCCGCGCCGCGCTCGCCCGCCGCGGCGCGCTCTTCTTCTCCGACCTGTCGCGCGAGACGGGCGCCTTCGGCGCGGACCTGCTCGCAGCGCTCTGGGATCTCGTGTGGACCGGCGAGGTCACGAACGACACGCTCGCCCCGCTGCGCGCCCTCGGCCGCGCGTCCGGATCGAGCGGCCGCCGGCGCGACCGCGACCGCGCTGCGGCCGGCCGCGGCCTCCCGGCGCTGCGGGCGCGCCGGATCGGCCCGCCGGGGAGCGAAGGGCGCTGGTCGCTGCTGTCGTTTCCTGGCGCGTCCGGCGCTGCCGGCGGCGCGTCGTCCGGCGCGCCTGGCGAGACCGAGCGACGCGCGGCGCTCGCCCGCGCGCTGCTCGAGCGCCACGGGGTGCTCACGCGTGAGGCGGCGGCGGTCGAGGGGCTCGCTGGCGGCTTCTCCGCGGTCTACGACGTGCTCCGCGCCATGGAGGAGGCCGGTCAGGCGCGGCGCGGCTATTTCGTCGCCGGGCTGGGCGCCGCGCAGTTCGCGGTGCCCGGCGCCGACGATCGCCTCCGGGCCTGCCGCGAGCCGTCCGACGATCCGCGGACGCTCGTCCTCTCTGCCACGGATCCGGCGAGCCCCTGGGGCGCCGCCGTCCGCTGGCCCGAGCTCCCCGCGCCCGTCGACGGCGGGTCCGAGGGCGCCGTCCGTGGCCCGGTCCGGCCGCAGCGGGCCGCGGGCGCCCTGGTGATCCTGCACGACGGCCGGCTGCTCGCCTGGATGGGCCGCACCGAGCGGAGCCTCACCACGTTCCTGCCGGAGGCCGAGCCGGAGCGCGGCGACGCGATCCGGGCCATCGCGTCGGCGCTCGGGGCGCTCGTCGACGAGGGGCGGCGGCGCGCCGTGCTCGTGGCCACGATCGACGGCGAGCCTGCGCACAGCTCCCCCCTCGCGCGCGCGCTTTCGGACGTGGGCTTCACTTCCGGAGCGCACGGCTACCTCAAGCGGGCCATCACACCCGAGGGCGGCGGGTGGCGGCCGCGGCACGTACCGCCCGCGAACGCGCCCGACTGGGCTCGCCGCGCGGCGGCGGCGGGCCTCGATGCACCCGAGGACGAGGTCGACGGCTTCAGGCCGCCGCCCGGGCTCCGCTCGTGGCCCTCCGGGCCTCCGACCGGCGGATGGCGGATGTCGCCCCCCGGCGCACCCGAGGGCGGCGCACACGCCGCGGAGGGCGGCGCGCCGGACGAGAGCGACCTCGACGACGACGATCCGGCGATGTTCGAGGACGGAGCGGGGATCGACGACGGCCCGGAGTAG
- a CDS encoding HEAT repeat domain-containing protein: MVHLDETFAAALRRADVRWLAEHVDEARCSKEMLPRLVKHEDERVRYLGLTRMAQAAGREGSAGRRELAALLPRTLDRTPEVALLLAGLYRELWPSLPDQRLPAWREASLPAAVRVAWLRTEILTRPEAVRGEPAGELLCQALHALDPAEIPAPEALLPELAARREPVLAAAALDLTRRCLHAALLAPEQARAVLAALLDAPAPAIVAAALRELAEPWAVLAGGPLPGARLGQLLGGAPEVAAAALETAARHGEGAALRAFVSREDAPPRLRQRALTLLGEHATREDVGAILNVAAGDPLLLGPSAIACLRALHRRGHFPAPEHAAALLDLALADPTIAAEDVAAVAFTCRRALLSALAAAPGSDASWARRAEIIVAMARQGAADLPLGDALAEKLRDAPSPAPLLRALGALRHAAAEDDVLAALPRAPAAALEALAALGGPRTADALRAALGQGDAAIVPHLRGERHRAVALLWHLTEDPAERRALVARLNPRDLPAEIAADLGAPEAAELAVLQRAVKRCTPADALRALARAGDASALPAIADLLLRIAADLAAAWIPGGPAQPHDRDLDTGPARSAEPAIPDDVAEAIRGLGRRLHERRKIRPVCLLDAASGSAAGDALLASLALELLDRPGVSAGERALLVDLLRSARGQGARSRVPRLLRHRDPRVRKRVIALLAEDGAEALSASLTLLTGAGDVQTARQALRALGGMGARWACPAIAACLDHPNMSIKKTAAEALARAGGPEAVPKLVFWLGRHDNPGLRAALEAALRSIVGPACEATILAAAGAVEDERARDRLLDALSGKLSAQAIRSGLRQGSAAAARLLERVLDGEIALASGTAGELAVELEAHGLPARERGRPGAAPPPDDADALAAALARDGWDDATARRLLERQAALTQRWLAALRTLTPEWLRLAAGEPALRDAALRLIARVSTAPLSPAEARLYARHAAVLLDGLAAAAAELRDGLLPLLEEAAPELPRAEALGVAARVRGLAPAPGARRSPLALLRRCGAILGRADVDHALATARAAADPWTAEPAILREAFGATAEAGDGEDPEGAAAWRAALRAAALEPAALAALRAAPRGGLGSRAQLAALIEVFPAAAEAARPALLDWMEALQPIGAPPWTLAEQAAAPRGDARVARPSDLDQPRSAALRERLLSMLAAPAPELRSKAAVALLSWPEPDARAAALQAYLRGDMDGVDRPGLPSLAPSLLDLSEGELRGDPADEARRERAARLADLLMPPEAERLFPQLLSWWESGAPATRAAAAQAIRRVAPDARAARLLDHLRQGAWGYLDLIAGERLLRTPELEAVAERLRAEGRADLAGRLSLDDGPLRPPGGGRAAEDARALEALRARPEPCAPEAGDRGPSRHELVRLARAGDAEQARRALSALAGAPDGELAALLVELLGDRRPRVRLHAHRLLRDAVDRAAYLRATCALLSDPLPDVVRSAIRILCFAPWPPALPAIVGLLLHPHAVVRRAAAEGLGHVGAPAIPALKDALGRARPDRREVYAEVMRRIEGR, from the coding sequence ATGGTGCACCTGGACGAGACGTTCGCCGCGGCGCTCCGCCGCGCGGACGTGCGGTGGCTCGCCGAGCACGTCGATGAAGCGCGCTGCAGCAAGGAGATGCTCCCCCGGCTCGTGAAGCACGAGGACGAGCGCGTGCGGTACCTCGGGCTCACGCGGATGGCCCAGGCCGCAGGGCGCGAGGGCAGCGCAGGGCGGCGAGAGCTCGCGGCGCTGCTCCCGCGCACGCTGGACAGGACGCCGGAGGTCGCGCTGCTCCTCGCCGGGCTCTACCGCGAGCTCTGGCCCTCCCTCCCGGATCAGCGCCTCCCGGCGTGGCGCGAGGCCTCGCTCCCCGCCGCCGTTCGCGTCGCGTGGCTCCGGACCGAGATCCTCACGCGGCCGGAGGCCGTCCGCGGCGAGCCCGCCGGCGAGCTCCTCTGCCAGGCGCTCCACGCGCTCGATCCGGCCGAGATCCCCGCCCCAGAGGCGCTCCTCCCTGAGCTCGCGGCGCGCCGCGAGCCGGTCCTCGCGGCCGCGGCGCTCGACCTCACGCGGCGCTGCCTGCATGCGGCGCTGCTCGCGCCGGAGCAGGCGCGCGCGGTGCTCGCCGCGCTGCTCGACGCGCCGGCGCCCGCGATCGTCGCCGCCGCCCTGCGCGAGCTCGCCGAGCCCTGGGCCGTCCTCGCCGGCGGGCCGCTCCCGGGCGCGCGCCTGGGGCAGCTCCTCGGCGGCGCCCCCGAGGTGGCCGCCGCCGCGCTGGAGACGGCGGCGCGCCACGGCGAGGGCGCCGCGCTCCGCGCGTTCGTCTCGCGCGAGGACGCGCCGCCGCGGCTACGGCAGCGGGCGCTCACGCTCCTCGGCGAGCACGCGACCCGCGAGGACGTCGGCGCCATCCTGAACGTCGCGGCGGGCGATCCGCTGCTGCTCGGCCCGAGCGCGATCGCCTGCCTGCGCGCGCTGCACCGGCGCGGGCACTTCCCCGCCCCGGAGCACGCGGCGGCCCTGCTCGACCTCGCCCTCGCCGATCCCACGATCGCCGCGGAGGACGTCGCGGCGGTCGCCTTCACCTGCCGGCGCGCGCTCCTGTCGGCGCTCGCCGCGGCGCCGGGCAGCGACGCGAGCTGGGCGCGCCGCGCCGAGATCATCGTCGCCATGGCGCGGCAGGGCGCGGCCGATCTCCCGCTCGGCGACGCGCTCGCCGAGAAGCTCCGCGACGCGCCGTCGCCCGCGCCCCTCCTGCGCGCGCTGGGCGCCCTGCGCCACGCAGCCGCGGAGGACGACGTGCTCGCCGCCCTGCCGCGCGCGCCCGCCGCGGCGCTGGAGGCGCTCGCCGCGCTCGGCGGCCCGCGCACGGCGGACGCGCTCCGGGCCGCGCTCGGCCAGGGCGACGCGGCGATCGTCCCCCACCTCCGCGGCGAGCGCCATCGGGCCGTGGCGCTGCTCTGGCACCTGACGGAGGATCCGGCGGAGCGGCGCGCGCTCGTCGCCCGCCTGAACCCACGGGACCTGCCGGCCGAGATCGCCGCCGACCTCGGCGCGCCCGAGGCGGCGGAGCTCGCCGTCCTCCAGCGCGCGGTGAAGCGGTGCACGCCCGCGGACGCGCTCAGGGCGCTCGCGCGCGCGGGCGACGCGAGCGCCCTCCCGGCGATCGCCGATCTGCTGCTCCGGATCGCGGCGGACCTCGCCGCGGCGTGGATCCCCGGCGGGCCAGCCCAGCCGCACGATCGCGACCTCGACACGGGCCCCGCGCGATCCGCGGAGCCGGCGATCCCGGACGATGTCGCGGAGGCGATCCGCGGCCTCGGCCGGCGGCTCCACGAGCGCCGGAAGATCCGGCCTGTCTGCCTCCTCGACGCCGCGAGCGGGAGCGCTGCCGGCGACGCGCTGCTCGCGAGCCTCGCCCTCGAGCTCCTCGACCGACCCGGCGTGTCCGCGGGCGAGCGCGCGCTCCTCGTCGACCTGCTGCGGTCGGCGCGCGGTCAGGGCGCGCGCTCCCGCGTCCCGCGCTTGCTCCGCCACCGCGATCCCCGCGTGCGCAAGCGCGTGATCGCGCTGCTCGCCGAGGACGGCGCGGAGGCGCTCTCGGCCAGCCTGACGCTCCTCACGGGCGCGGGCGACGTGCAGACGGCGCGGCAGGCGCTGCGCGCGCTCGGGGGCATGGGGGCGCGCTGGGCCTGCCCCGCCATCGCCGCGTGCCTCGATCACCCGAACATGAGCATCAAGAAGACGGCGGCCGAGGCGCTGGCGCGGGCGGGCGGGCCCGAGGCCGTGCCGAAGCTCGTCTTCTGGCTCGGCCGCCACGACAACCCGGGGCTGCGCGCGGCGCTCGAGGCCGCGCTGCGGTCGATCGTCGGGCCGGCCTGCGAGGCGACGATCCTCGCCGCCGCAGGGGCCGTGGAGGACGAGCGTGCCCGCGACCGGCTGCTCGACGCCCTGAGCGGCAAGCTGTCGGCGCAGGCGATCCGGAGCGGGCTCCGCCAGGGCTCGGCCGCGGCGGCGCGGCTGCTCGAGCGGGTGCTCGACGGCGAGATCGCCCTCGCCTCCGGGACCGCCGGCGAGCTCGCCGTGGAGCTCGAGGCGCACGGCCTCCCTGCCCGCGAGCGAGGGCGCCCCGGCGCGGCGCCTCCTCCGGACGACGCGGACGCGCTCGCTGCCGCGCTCGCCCGCGATGGCTGGGACGACGCGACGGCGCGGCGCCTGCTCGAGCGGCAGGCGGCGCTGACGCAGCGGTGGCTCGCCGCCCTGCGGACGCTCACGCCGGAGTGGCTCCGCCTGGCAGCGGGCGAGCCGGCGCTGCGCGACGCGGCGCTCCGGCTGATCGCCCGCGTGTCCACCGCCCCGTTGTCGCCCGCCGAGGCGCGCCTGTACGCCCGGCACGCCGCGGTGCTGCTCGACGGCCTCGCGGCGGCGGCGGCCGAGCTGCGCGACGGGCTGCTCCCGCTGCTCGAGGAGGCGGCGCCCGAGCTCCCGCGCGCCGAGGCGCTCGGCGTCGCGGCGCGCGTGCGCGGGCTCGCGCCGGCGCCGGGGGCGCGCCGATCGCCGCTCGCGCTGCTGCGGCGGTGCGGGGCGATCCTGGGGCGCGCCGACGTCGATCACGCGCTCGCGACGGCGCGCGCCGCCGCCGATCCGTGGACGGCCGAACCGGCGATCCTGCGCGAGGCGTTCGGGGCGACGGCCGAGGCGGGCGACGGCGAGGATCCCGAGGGCGCGGCCGCGTGGCGGGCTGCGCTCCGGGCCGCGGCGCTCGAGCCGGCGGCGCTCGCGGCGCTCCGGGCGGCGCCGCGCGGCGGCCTCGGATCGCGCGCGCAGCTCGCCGCGCTCATCGAGGTGTTCCCGGCCGCGGCCGAGGCGGCGCGGCCGGCGCTGCTCGACTGGATGGAGGCGCTCCAGCCGATCGGCGCGCCGCCCTGGACCCTCGCCGAGCAGGCGGCCGCGCCGCGCGGCGACGCGCGGGTGGCCCGGCCGTCCGATCTCGACCAGCCGCGCTCGGCCGCGCTCCGCGAGCGCCTCCTGTCGATGCTGGCCGCGCCCGCGCCCGAGCTCCGGAGCAAGGCCGCCGTCGCGCTCCTCTCGTGGCCGGAGCCCGACGCCCGCGCCGCCGCGCTGCAGGCCTACCTGCGCGGCGACATGGATGGCGTGGACCGCCCGGGGCTGCCCTCCCTGGCGCCCTCGCTGCTCGATCTCTCCGAGGGAGAGCTCCGGGGCGACCCGGCCGACGAGGCGCGCCGGGAGCGCGCGGCGCGCCTCGCGGACCTGCTGATGCCGCCGGAAGCGGAGCGCCTGTTCCCGCAGCTGCTCTCGTGGTGGGAGTCGGGCGCGCCGGCGACGCGCGCGGCGGCGGCCCAGGCGATCCGCCGCGTCGCGCCCGACGCGCGGGCGGCTCGCCTGCTCGATCACCTCCGGCAGGGCGCGTGGGGCTACCTCGATCTGATCGCCGGCGAGCGGCTGCTCCGGACGCCGGAGCTCGAGGCCGTGGCGGAGCGCCTCCGCGCCGAGGGGCGCGCCGATCTGGCCGGGCGGCTCTCCCTCGACGACGGCCCGCTCCGGCCGCCCGGAGGGGGACGCGCGGCCGAGGACGCGCGGGCGCTGGAGGCGCTGCGCGCGCGCCCCGAGCCGTGCGCGCCCGAGGCGGGCGACCGGGGTCCGTCGCGGCACGAGCTC